In Bacillus sp. NP247, one DNA window encodes the following:
- a CDS encoding TetR/AcrR family transcriptional regulator: MAIDRKRSIIEAATKSFSAFGYKATTMDQVAKLANVGKGTIYTFFKNKEELFGEIISNLITEMKQVAKNAIRSDVSFFENVHKALYSILEFRKEHQLMIKLIQEERDMGTKEVQEVMQQVDVEIVSVIQSYLEIAIEKGEISKCDPEITAFIMLRLYVSLIFDWEKNHEPLEKEKISELFELYLLKGLSN, translated from the coding sequence CGTTCTATTATTGAAGCTGCAACAAAGTCTTTTTCAGCGTTCGGTTATAAAGCAACGACGATGGATCAAGTTGCGAAGTTAGCGAATGTAGGAAAAGGAACAATTTATACTTTTTTCAAAAATAAAGAAGAACTATTTGGCGAAATTATTTCTAATTTAATTACAGAAATGAAGCAAGTTGCAAAAAATGCAATTCGTTCAGATGTTTCATTTTTCGAAAATGTACATAAAGCATTATATAGCATCTTAGAATTTAGAAAAGAACATCAGCTCATGATTAAATTAATTCAAGAAGAGCGCGATATGGGAACGAAAGAAGTACAAGAAGTGATGCAACAAGTAGATGTGGAAATCGTTTCTGTCATTCAATCTTATTTAGAGATTGCAATTGAAAAAGGTGAAATTAGCAAATGTGATCCAGAAATTACAGCGTTTATTATGCTTCGCCTATACGTATCGCTTATTTTTGATTGGGAAAAAAATCATGAACCGTTAGAAAAAGAAAAAATCTCAGAATTATTCGAACTTTATTTACTAAAAGGATTGTCAAATTAA
- a CDS encoding YhgE/Pip domain-containing protein, with the protein MKRNQLLRKEFIEIIKNKKILIPIIAVLFVPILYAGMFLWAFWDPYEQLDDLPVAVVNLDKGAVFDGKPIEVGKGLVDNLKDNKSFKWEFVSEKEAKEGMEGRKYYMLVRIPDDFSSNATTLLKDDPKPLNLEYIPNESLNFLSSQIGGTAIEKIKSEVSSTLTKTYAEKMFDSIKDVSKGLADGADGANKLHDGASELHDGSSKVTDGLHTLQGKSGEMKDGVQKLADGSNKLVDGSGKVTNGLNTLNSKTGEMQIGIGKLQDGSGKVTDGLHVLNSNAGIGKLMDGSGKVTDGLHVLNSNAGIGKLVDGSGKVTDGLHALNSNAGIGKLVDGSGKVTNGLNALNSKTGEMQTGIGKLVDGSGKVTGGLNTLNSKTGEMQKGIGELHDGSEKVTDGLNKLVSKSGELKTGTTELSNGTEQLVGRQSELEKGSQEIQKGLQDLNSNVQNSAAGLEEMQLKVPSILNTVNQKIDGAGENINQLNELTQSTAGDAKNAAQEVANLQKKIESLPKEYQEQLQPFITSAVKSTATVQQKATGVASGTNKLNEEVKQLKGEINQTTNGLQNKLPNPEGVKTLAGGIEKLTNAQNEFVSKFHGFGEGLDKAKIGADKLKDRSVQLIDGVTQLQSGSGKVTVGLGQLSAEANQMAGGINQLADGSGQVTGGLGTLSVGVTKLADGSGQVTGGLGTLSVGVTKLADGSSQVTGGLGTLSVGVTKLADGSGQVTGGLGTLSVGASQMTGGITQLADGSSQVTTGLGTLNGGLNKMSTGSTQLIDGVNKLADGSGKVTEGLVKVNDGSGTLAEKLGEGAEKTGEVKGTDKTYDMFASPVKVKTEKMAEVPNYGTGFTPYFLSLGLFVGALLLSIVYPLRDTVGVPKSGFSWFISKFGVLLSVGIIQAIVADVILLFWLGVEVQSIPYFILFSIVTSLAFISLIQCLVTAFGDAGRFIAIITLIIQLTTSAGTFPLELIPKYLQPFNAWLPMTYSVSGLKAVVSSGDFNFMWQNIGILMIFIVVLSLGTIASLTWMHKRQFKNIAENQSIEA; encoded by the coding sequence ATGAAAAGAAATCAGTTACTTCGTAAAGAGTTCATTGAAATTATAAAAAATAAAAAGATATTAATTCCAATTATTGCGGTTTTATTCGTACCAATTTTATATGCAGGTATGTTTTTATGGGCCTTTTGGGATCCGTATGAACAGCTAGATGACTTACCAGTTGCGGTAGTCAATTTAGATAAAGGTGCAGTATTTGATGGGAAACCGATTGAAGTCGGGAAAGGGCTCGTTGATAATTTAAAAGATAATAAAAGTTTTAAATGGGAATTTGTAAGTGAAAAAGAAGCGAAAGAGGGAATGGAAGGCAGAAAGTATTACATGTTAGTACGTATTCCAGATGACTTCTCAAGTAACGCTACAACGTTATTAAAAGACGATCCAAAACCATTAAACTTAGAATACATTCCAAATGAAAGTTTAAACTTCTTATCTTCACAAATTGGCGGAACAGCAATTGAAAAAATTAAAAGTGAAGTATCAAGCACGTTAACGAAAACATATGCAGAGAAAATGTTTGATTCCATTAAAGATGTCTCAAAAGGATTAGCAGATGGAGCGGACGGAGCAAATAAGTTACATGACGGAGCTAGTGAGTTGCATGATGGATCAAGTAAAGTGACTGATGGACTCCATACACTTCAAGGGAAGTCTGGTGAGATGAAAGATGGAGTTCAGAAATTAGCAGATGGATCTAATAAATTAGTAGATGGGTCAGGCAAAGTAACAAACGGTTTAAATACGCTAAATAGCAAAACAGGTGAAATGCAAATAGGTATAGGGAAATTGCAAGATGGATCAGGAAAAGTAACAGATGGTTTACATGTATTAAATAGCAATGCAGGTATAGGGAAATTGATGGATGGATCAGGAAAAGTAACAGATGGTTTACATGTATTAAATAGCAATGCAGGTATAGGGAAATTGGTGGATGGATCAGGAAAAGTAACAGATGGTTTACATGCACTAAATAGCAATGCAGGTATCGGGAAATTAGTAGACGGCTCTGGGAAAGTAACGAACGGTTTAAATGCGTTGAATAGTAAAACAGGTGAGATGCAAACAGGTATAGGAAAATTAGTAGATGGGTCAGGCAAAGTAACAGGCGGTTTAAATACGCTAAATAGCAAAACGGGTGAAATGCAAAAAGGAATTGGCGAATTGCATGATGGATCTGAGAAAGTGACCGATGGCTTGAACAAATTAGTAAGTAAATCCGGTGAATTAAAAACAGGAACAACTGAACTATCAAATGGTACGGAACAACTTGTTGGAAGACAAAGTGAATTAGAAAAAGGGTCTCAAGAGATTCAAAAGGGATTGCAGGATTTAAATAGTAACGTACAAAATTCTGCTGCAGGCTTAGAGGAAATGCAGTTGAAAGTTCCTTCTATATTGAATACAGTAAATCAGAAAATAGATGGAGCTGGAGAAAATATAAATCAGTTAAATGAGCTTACGCAATCAACAGCAGGAGATGCAAAAAATGCAGCGCAAGAGGTAGCGAATTTACAAAAGAAAATTGAAAGTTTACCAAAAGAATATCAAGAGCAGTTACAACCATTCATAACAAGTGCTGTAAAAAGTACAGCGACAGTCCAGCAAAAAGCTACCGGAGTAGCAAGTGGAACAAATAAATTAAATGAAGAAGTAAAACAATTAAAAGGTGAAATCAATCAAACAACAAATGGATTGCAAAACAAATTACCAAATCCAGAAGGGGTGAAAACTCTAGCAGGTGGTATTGAGAAACTAACGAACGCACAAAATGAATTTGTTAGTAAGTTTCATGGATTTGGTGAGGGATTAGATAAAGCAAAAATAGGTGCCGATAAATTAAAAGATAGATCAGTTCAATTAATTGATGGAGTAACGCAATTACAAAGTGGATCTGGAAAAGTGACAGTTGGATTAGGTCAATTATCTGCAGAAGCAAATCAAATGGCAGGTGGAATAAATCAATTAGCAGATGGATCTGGTCAAGTAACAGGCGGTTTAGGCACATTATCTGTAGGCGTAACGAAATTAGCAGATGGATCTGGTCAAGTAACAGGCGGTTTAGGCACATTATCTGTAGGCGTAACGAAATTAGCAGATGGCTCAAGTCAAGTAACAGGTGGTTTAGGCACATTATCTGTAGGCGTAACGAAATTAGCAGATGGATCTGGTCAAGTAACAGGCGGTTTAGGCACATTATCTGTAGGAGCAAGCCAAATGACAGGTGGCATAACGCAATTAGCGGACGGTTCAAGTCAAGTAACAACTGGCTTAGGTACTCTAAATGGTGGCCTAAATAAAATGTCCACTGGCTCAACCCAGCTAATCGACGGCGTAAATAAACTAGCAGACGGTTCAGGAAAAGTGACAGAAGGACTCGTGAAAGTAAATGACGGATCAGGTACACTGGCTGAGAAACTTGGAGAAGGGGCAGAGAAAACTGGTGAAGTGAAAGGGACGGATAAAACGTATGATATGTTTGCAAGTCCTGTAAAAGTGAAGACGGAGAAAATGGCGGAAGTTCCAAACTACGGAACAGGATTCACACCATATTTCTTATCACTCGGTTTATTCGTTGGGGCATTACTATTATCTATCGTATACCCATTACGCGATACAGTTGGCGTTCCGAAATCAGGATTCAGCTGGTTTATTAGTAAGTTTGGTGTTTTACTATCAGTCGGTATTATTCAAGCAATAGTAGCAGATGTCATATTACTGTTCTGGTTAGGTGTAGAAGTACAAAGTATTCCATACTTCATACTCTTTAGTATTGTTACGAGTTTAGCGTTTATTTCATTAATTCAATGTTTAGTAACAGCATTCGGTGATGCAGGGCGTTTCATCGCCATCATCACATTAATTATTCAGCTTACAACAAGTGCTGGGACATTCCCGCTAGAGTTGATTCCGAAGTATTTACAACCATTTAATGCTTGGTTACCGATGACATACTCGGTATCAGGATTGAAAGCAGTCGTATCAAGCGGAGACTTTAACTTCATGTGGCAAAATATAGGGATATTAATGATCTTTATCGTTGTATTATCACTTGGAACAATTGCTTCATTAACGTGGATGCACAAACGACAATTTAAAAATATTGCTGAAAATCAATCGATTGAAGCATAA
- a CDS encoding PH domain-containing protein, translating into MNQILEDAKQLLHHEENILSTLRCSLTGYIITQNVPRSGVLLATNRRVIFYGQSFKCCKNALIVEFEYKKILSIETKRTFFDKKLIFYYEDEYITVGQILSSNIEGFLNVIQRKRIQ; encoded by the coding sequence ATGAATCAAATTTTAGAGGATGCAAAACAACTATTACATCATGAAGAAAATATTTTATCCACTTTAAGATGTTCACTTACTGGCTATATTATTACACAAAATGTCCCTCGTTCCGGAGTGTTACTTGCCACTAATAGGAGGGTTATTTTTTATGGACAATCATTCAAATGTTGTAAAAATGCATTGATTGTGGAATTTGAATATAAAAAAATTCTATCCATAGAGACGAAAAGAACATTCTTTGATAAAAAACTAATATTTTACTATGAAGACGAATATATAACGGTGGGACAAATTTTAAGCTCGAATATTGAGGGTTTTTTAAATGTAATACAGAGAAAAAGAATTCAATAA
- a CDS encoding DUF2087 domain-containing protein, translating into MTESEMKFRDTTIRNFFDKEDRLKSIPGQKKKKLVLLEHLVSKLNAENQYTEKEMNTFIKQYHDDFCTIRREFIVHGFMNREDNMYHINGREVWTKWEEL; encoded by the coding sequence ATGACCGAAAGTGAAATGAAATTTAGGGATACAACCATTCGTAACTTTTTTGATAAAGAGGATCGTTTAAAATCGATTCCAGGTCAAAAGAAGAAGAAACTTGTATTGTTAGAGCATTTAGTGAGCAAGTTAAACGCTGAAAATCAATATACAGAAAAAGAAATGAATACATTCATAAAACAATATCATGATGATTTTTGTACGATTAGACGCGAGTTTATTGTGCACGGGTTTATGAATCGCGAGGATAATATGTACCATATAAACGGGAGAGAAGTGTGGACGAAGTGGGAGGAGCTATAA